One stretch of Thermococcus sp. 21S9 DNA includes these proteins:
- a CDS encoding FAD-dependent oxidoreductase has translation MRLNEHPVLRFERGREVTIYFEGKPIRAYEGETIATALHASGIRVLNYSPNEKRPRGLFCAIGKCSSCLMVVNGIPNVRTCITLVEDGMRIERQHGRSRLPTKAKPPEFKDAKVVRADIIVVGGGPAGLMAAIHASRAGAKVVLIDENHTLGGQLVKQTHKFFGKREQFAGVRGVEIARILEEELRKSENVEVFLETSAVGIFQEDEEKLILAVRKERELIEFRGRAVIVATGAMERMIPFENNDLPGVYGAGAIQTLMNTYGVKPGDRVLIVGAGNVGLILAYQLIQAGVEVKAIVEAMPKVGGYFVHAAKVRRLGVPILTRHTILRAEGREKVERAVVAQLDENWRPIPGTEKTFEVDVIALAVGLRPSIELLHQAGCQIKYVRELGGHVAVRDEWMETTVRGIFVAGDSAGIEEATTAMLEGKIAGIAAALRLRIANESWVEEIEKAQRDLDEFRSGPFGRHVAEGIRKILAEARA, from the coding sequence ATGCGCCTCAATGAACATCCTGTTCTCAGGTTTGAACGCGGTAGAGAAGTTACAATATACTTCGAAGGAAAACCTATCAGGGCCTACGAGGGCGAGACGATAGCAACAGCTTTACACGCCTCGGGAATTAGGGTCCTCAACTACTCCCCGAACGAAAAGCGCCCGAGGGGCCTCTTCTGCGCCATCGGCAAGTGTTCCTCCTGCCTGATGGTCGTCAACGGGATTCCAAACGTCAGGACGTGCATAACCCTCGTCGAGGACGGCATGAGGATAGAGCGCCAGCACGGAAGGTCCAGGCTCCCGACGAAGGCCAAGCCACCGGAATTCAAAGATGCGAAGGTCGTTAGGGCGGACATCATCGTGGTAGGTGGTGGTCCTGCGGGCCTGATGGCGGCAATCCACGCATCGAGGGCCGGAGCGAAGGTTGTTCTCATAGACGAGAACCACACCCTCGGTGGCCAGCTCGTCAAGCAGACCCACAAGTTCTTTGGAAAGCGCGAGCAGTTCGCGGGAGTCAGGGGAGTGGAAATCGCGAGAATCCTCGAGGAGGAGCTGAGGAAGAGTGAGAACGTCGAGGTCTTTCTCGAAACCTCTGCCGTCGGCATCTTCCAGGAGGACGAAGAGAAGCTCATCTTAGCCGTCAGAAAGGAGCGTGAGCTGATAGAGTTCCGGGGAAGGGCGGTTATCGTCGCCACCGGCGCGATGGAGAGGATGATTCCCTTCGAGAACAACGATTTACCCGGGGTTTACGGCGCCGGAGCAATCCAGACGCTCATGAACACCTACGGCGTCAAACCCGGAGACAGGGTTCTCATCGTTGGAGCGGGAAACGTGGGGCTTATCCTCGCCTACCAGCTCATTCAGGCCGGCGTCGAGGTGAAGGCGATAGTTGAGGCCATGCCCAAAGTCGGAGGCTACTTCGTCCACGCGGCGAAGGTCAGGCGCCTTGGAGTTCCGATACTCACGAGACACACCATCCTCCGCGCCGAAGGAAGGGAAAAGGTCGAGAGAGCCGTTGTGGCCCAGCTCGACGAGAACTGGAGGCCGATTCCGGGAACCGAGAAGACGTTCGAGGTCGACGTCATAGCGCTCGCCGTTGGCCTGAGGCCCAGCATCGAACTGCTCCACCAGGCCGGCTGTCAGATAAAGTACGTCCGCGAGCTGGGTGGCCACGTGGCGGTTCGCGACGAATGGATGGAAACGACCGTTCGGGGAATCTTCGTTGCGGGGGATTCGGCCGGGATTGAGGAGGCAACCACCGCGATGCTCGAGGGCAAGATAGCGGGAATAGCAGCAGCGCTGAGGCTCAGAATAGCGAACGAGAGCTGGGTTGAGGAGATAGAGAAGGCCCAGCGCGACCTCGACGAGTTCCGCTCCGGGCCCTTCGGCAGGCACGTGGCGGAGGGGATTAGGAAAATACTCGCGGAGGCGAGAGCATGA
- a CDS encoding pyridoxal-phosphate dependent enzyme, which yields MHPKIGSLLARFPRVELIKWETPIQYLPKVSERLGVDVYVKRDDLTGFGIGGNKVRKLEFLLGDAIARGCDTVITTGAVHSNHAFVTALAAKSLGLDAVLVLRGKEQLKGNYLLDRLMGIETRVYSVEKTSELWPIAQKVAEELKKEGRKPYLIPAGGASPVGTLGYVRAVGEIHAQMKRLGVEFDSVVDAVGSGGTLAGLLLGSALVKAPWKVVGMDVGGFVEGLGERVKSLALQASELMGVTVEVPEPEIHDYGFGAYGKIVKEVAELIRFVGTSEGIILDPVYTGKAFYGLMELAERGELGETVLFIHTGGFPGVFHYGEEMLELIQKA from the coding sequence ATGCACCCGAAGATAGGTTCCCTTCTCGCGAGGTTTCCCAGGGTCGAGCTGATAAAGTGGGAGACCCCGATTCAGTACCTCCCGAAGGTCAGCGAAAGGCTCGGGGTTGACGTCTACGTCAAGCGCGACGACTTGACCGGCTTCGGAATCGGCGGGAACAAGGTTAGGAAGCTTGAGTTCCTCCTCGGCGATGCGATAGCCAGGGGTTGCGACACGGTCATAACAACCGGTGCCGTTCACTCCAATCATGCGTTCGTTACCGCTCTCGCTGCAAAAAGCCTCGGGTTGGATGCCGTTCTCGTTCTTCGCGGTAAGGAACAGCTCAAGGGCAACTACCTCCTCGACAGGCTCATGGGAATCGAGACGAGGGTCTACAGCGTCGAGAAGACGAGCGAGCTGTGGCCGATTGCTCAAAAGGTCGCCGAAGAGCTGAAAAAGGAGGGCAGAAAACCCTACCTCATTCCAGCGGGTGGAGCCTCTCCCGTTGGAACGCTCGGTTACGTGAGGGCCGTTGGAGAAATCCACGCCCAGATGAAGAGGCTCGGCGTTGAGTTCGACTCGGTCGTTGACGCCGTCGGCAGTGGGGGAACTCTGGCGGGCCTGCTCCTTGGCTCGGCCCTCGTGAAGGCCCCATGGAAGGTCGTCGGTATGGACGTCGGTGGCTTCGTTGAAGGCCTTGGAGAGCGCGTTAAAAGCCTCGCCCTTCAGGCGTCGGAGCTGATGGGCGTTACCGTTGAAGTTCCAGAGCCAGAAATCCACGACTACGGCTTCGGGGCATATGGAAAGATAGTGAAGGAGGTCGCCGAGCTAATAAGGTTCGTCGGCACGAGCGAGGGGATAATCCTCGACCCTGTCTACACCGGAAAGGCCTTCTACGGTCTCATGGAGCTGGCCGAGAGGGGAGAACTCGGCGAAACGGTGCTCTTCATCCACACCGGTGGCTTCCCGGGCGTCTTCCACTACGGCGAAGAGATGCTGGAACTAATCCAAAAGGCTTAA